Proteins from a single region of Chryseomicrobium sp. FSL W7-1435:
- a CDS encoding YtxH domain-containing protein, translated as MDKSRFVWGLLTGATTAAAAILLTAPKSGPEVRSQLRATSTTVKFEMSDLKTQFQEVKNSIQHLITTAKEVTPEAMQGMKESVDTWQRETAPIQAKIKQDLEAIQKSMDEIQQALPKKTDSQAG; from the coding sequence ATGGACAAAAGCCGTTTTGTATGGGGCTTATTGACAGGTGCAACGACTGCTGCTGCTGCAATCCTGTTAACTGCTCCGAAAAGTGGTCCGGAAGTTCGCTCTCAATTACGCGCAACTTCGACAACAGTAAAATTTGAAATGAGTGATTTAAAAACTCAATTTCAAGAAGTGAAAAACTCTATACAACATTTAATCACTACCGCTAAAGAAGTCACACCAGAAGCCATGCAGGGCATGAAAGAAAGTGTCGATACGTGGCAACGTGAAACAGCGCCTATTCAAGCTAAAATCAAACAAGATCTTGAAGCCATCCAGAAATCTATGGATGAAATTCAACAGGCCTTACCTAAAAAAACTGACAGTCAAGCTGGCTAA